Below is a window of Halarcobacter anaerophilus DNA.
CATAGGTTGGATAGCTTCAGGGGCAGGACTTTTCGTTGCTTTGGAAAACCTGACGCTTTTTGTTCCAATCTCATTTTTAATTGTATTAATCCCGATTTTTAATTCGCAGAAAAAAATTCAAACAAAGGAGAAAAAATGTATAAATTAGTTTTAGTATTGTTATTTGCAGTTTTTGCAAATGCAGCAAGTTTAGATTTAGTAGAGGGCAAAATCCAAGCCCACACTGAAATTTTCGGAGATAGCGAGATAAATCCCCAAACTCGAAAAATAGAGACCATATTGAAAAAAGACAGCTCTATTGAGTCTATTTCAGGGAAATTTGAAATTAATGCCATATCTTTGGTAAGTGATAATGAAGATAGAGATCAACATATGTATGAAGTTTTAAATGTGGCAAAATCACCTAAAATTTCATTTGTTATTTCAAGAATAACAAAAGTCGACGACAAATATAAAATTGACGGTCTTCTAACAATGAATAAAATAAATAAAAAAATTTCATCTTTGGCTTCAATAACACAAAATGCCCAAGATTTGACAATGAACGGTGATTTTTCAATTAAACTTACCGATTTCGGTTTAGAACCGCCTTCAATGTTTTTTATAACAGTAAGAGATCAAATTGATATTAAATACAGTTTTGATTTAAAAGAAGAGTTATGATGAAAAAGATTATACTTATATCTCTTCTTACTGTCGCTTCTCTTTTTTCAAGCAGCTTTAAAGTAGGAGACAATATAGGAGTATTCTCTCTTCCTAATCAATTTGATAAAAAAAGAAGTGTTGATCCGTCTGTACAGACAATTATTGTCTCTTTTGAAAAAGATACGGGAGCAAATGTAAATAATTTTTTAGATTCAAAAAATGTAGATTTTCTGCAAAAACACCATGCTGTCTTTATTGCGGATATTTCAGGAATGCCTTCAATAATTACAAAACTTTTTGCTCTGCCTAAAATGAGAGATTATAAACACTCTATACTTTTAATTTATAATGAAAATGATGAAAGATTTATAAAAGAAGAGGGAAAATCGACTCTATACAGATTACAAAACGGTGTAATAAAATCAATTTCGTTTATTACAAAAGATGATTTAGAAGAGGTTTTCAAATAAAAATGAAGCTTCCGAAAATAGATGAAGTGATTATTAAAACTTTAAAGATAAAGGATTTAAAAATCCTTCATCTAAGTGATTTACATATAAATAAAAAAACCTCATCTCTTGTTATTAAAGAGCTTGTATCTAAATGCAACCGTACC
It encodes the following:
- a CDS encoding YceI family protein, which codes for MYKLVLVLLFAVFANAASLDLVEGKIQAHTEIFGDSEINPQTRKIETILKKDSSIESISGKFEINAISLVSDNEDRDQHMYEVLNVAKSPKISFVISRITKVDDKYKIDGLLTMNKINKKISSLASITQNAQDLTMNGDFSIKLTDFGLEPPSMFFITVRDQIDIKYSFDLKEEL